One Cucumis sativus cultivar 9930 chromosome 1, Cucumber_9930_V3, whole genome shotgun sequence DNA segment encodes these proteins:
- the LOC101220884 gene encoding uncharacterized protein LOC101220884 — protein sequence MANFVKLSIRGRHCFPEIRDLVSPQLNSLPLSVGSSLRSVSLNKSRCFSSSYRLKDEGVLSGNKLPWLAAASSVEKAKWLDKSTTKKRGDRSPWKESDFKSKRFGKNGNRSSRDEPEKRYGKEPIGSANRSTWEVSAEKFARRSIELADEKRESRRTRMDNEEQKDDDIERRGSYEEVEDEETEAIADPRWDKIKSRFRGMVDERGATERPEFQRWNKQESWGRKTWKEASESTLPKMIGEGVYGVGPVLAALSAGRREFYALYVQEGIDLNNNNKKKKDKKGFEKVLKLAEKNALTIKEISKHDLNMISDNRPHQGLVLDASPLEMVKIKELDPVSLEDDKGSLWLALDEVTDPQNLGAIIRSAYFFGASGVVLCAKNSAPLSGVVSKASAGSLELMELRYCKNMMQFLTSSAENGWRVLGASVSSKSIDLKEVLPGAPTILVLGSEGTGLRPLVERSCSQLVRIPGNIPVDVTIDTENDIETTDGRSVDEFRSFMAVESLNVSVAAGVFVHHLVGNSYKNESLETSI from the coding sequence ATGGCTAACTTTGTGAAGCTTTCAATTCGTGGTCGCCATTGTTTTCCAGAAATTAGGGATTTAGTAAGCCCCCAATTGAACTCACTGCCTTTGAGCGTTGGGAGTTCTTTGAGATCTGTGTCCTTGAATAAATCTCGATGTTTTTCGAGTTCCTATCGTCTTAAGGACGAAGGAGTGTTATCTGGGAATAAGCTTCCTTGGTTAGCTGCAGCTAGCAGTGTTGAGAAGGCAAAATGGTTGGATAAATCTACTACAAAGAAGAGAGGGGACCGATCGCCTTGGAAGGAATCAGATTTTAAGTCAAAGAGATTTGGAAAGAACGGCAATAGGTCGTCTCGGGATGAACCGGAAAAGAGATATGGCAAAGAACCAATTGGAAGTGCTAATCGATCGACTTGGGAGGTCTCTGCTGAGAAATTTGCTAGACGAAGTATTGAGTTAGCagatgaaaaaagagaaagtaggAGGACAAGAATGGACAATGAAGAGCAAAAAGATGATGATATCGAAAGGAGGGGAAGTTATGAAGAagtggaagatgaagaaacagAAGCCATTGCAGACCCTAGATGGGATAAGATTAAAAGTAGATTTAGAGGAATGGTGGATGAAAGAGGTGCAACTGAGAGACCTGAGTTTCAGAGGTGGAATAAACAAGAAAGTTGGGGCAGAAAAACATGGAAGGAAGCTTCTGAATCCACTTTACCTAAAATGATTGGTGAAGGGGTTTATGGTGTTGGACCAGTTTTGGCTGCTTTGTCAGCTGGAAGAAGAGAGTTCTATGCATTGTATGTGCAAGAAGGGATTGACTtgaacaataacaataagaagaagaaggacaAGAAAGGGTTTGAGAAAGTTCTTAAGTTGGCTGAAAAGAATGCATTAACTATCAAGGAAATATCGAAGCACGATCTCAATATGATTTCTGATAACCGCCCTCATCAAGGTCTTGTGTTAGATGCTTCTCCCTTGGAGatggtaaaaataaaagaattggaTCCTGTCTCACTTGAAGATGACAAGGGCTCACTTTGGTTGGCTTTGGACGAAGTTACTGACCCACAGAACTTGGGGGCAATAATAAGATCTGCTTATTTCTTTGGCGCATCGGGAGTTGTTTTGTGTGCAAAAAATTCAGCTCCATTAAGTGGTGTGGTTAGTAAAGCAAGTGCTGGTTCACTTGAGTTAATGGAGCTTAGATACTGTAAGAACATGATGCAGTTCTTAACATCCTCGGCCGAAAATGGTTGGAGAGTCCTTGGAGCATCGGTTTCTTCAAAATCCATTGATTTGAAAGAGGTACTGCCCGGTGCACCAACGATTCTAGTTTTGGGCAGTGAAGGCACTGGTTTGAGGCCCTTGGTGGAGAGATCCTGCTCACAACTCGTTAGAATCCCTGGGAATATTCCAGTGGATGTAACAATTGATACAGAAAATGACATTGAAACGACAGATGGGCGCTCGGTGGATGAGTTTAGGTCCTTTATGGCTGTTGAGAGCTTAAACGTCAGCGTTGCAGCAGGTGTGTTTGTTCATCATTTAGTTGGAAACAGTTACAAAAATGAATCATTAGAAACCTCTATTTAA